Within Thunnus thynnus chromosome 15, fThuThy2.1, whole genome shotgun sequence, the genomic segment GGAATGCTCTTATAGTCATCTACACTAGgacttaaaataataaatgataatacatTCGCAGTGACTACACTTATACTAATTAGACGTAATATGACCAAAGTCCCCCAGGATTTCAGTCTTTAACTCGACATTCAGCAGTGACATTTTTGCTGCTAAAATGTCAAAGTTCTAGGGCTACACcatatggtttaaaaaaaatcatattgcCAATATTTTGCAATTGCGATAATATTTGCAATTTTAGTGTGAGTGCACACATTTTTGCatcataattttcattttaactggAAAAAAACTAGTAAAATAAGGATGAAGTGATTTGTGCTGGGGTCTGCACCAAACCATCATGTATGATTTGTAGGCCAGAGCATACTTCATTTATAACGTTATACTGTCACATTTCACCTTTATCAAAAAATTGCAGCTGCTGCGATTTGGATATTGCACTCATCCATATTTCAATATGATTTAAATTAATTGTGCAGCCTTAAAACTCCATCTGTGAATCCTCCTGTTACTCCTAAGCAAGGACATCACTGTGGCTGCACTGACTATAGCAGCAGTTTGATTTGTAATGTGGTCGGCTTAGAAACCTAAAATAACTGGACTGATGAGATCTGAAGCAACAGGGCTACATTTTAGTCAGTGTAGGTCatgcaggaaaataaataaattagggCTGAAATGATTTGCTGATTAACCAATAAGTTAAATTGTCAGATTTAATCAAgaacaattttgataataagaatttaattaatttatcaaagaaatgccaaatatttgctgcttcctgcttctcaaatgttaggATTTGCTTCTTCTATCTGTTGTATATGATTGTAAAACAAGTATTTCTGGGTTAGGAACTGTTTGTTGGATAAAACGGACAATTCAAAATCGTCACCTCATTTGGAATCATGATGagcatatttcatatttctgtctttttattgaCATGATTTTTATAAATGCTTGATTGAGTCGTGAGATTaatcagaaagaaaaataatgtagTGGCAACCCTAAAACAGATAtctacatatgtatgtatgctaAGTGGTAAACTTGTACTGCCATGCAGTTACCTGTGTCTGGCCATTATTAGCTTAATTCTTGAGGAAAGTGATGATCTTACTGGAAAATAACTGCAACCTGTTGACATCTTTCTCTTGCAGCCCTGTCCAGTCACTGGGTTGTATTAGGACAGTAAAGACCACAACATGGTTTGAAGAACACCTCACAGACGAGAACCAGGAGTACATGAGGAAGAGCATCGCAGAGGAATACCGAAGACAGACAGCTGAAAAGCTCAACCCACTCAAAGACGAACCCTGGCCGCGAAATGAGTGGACAGAGGGTAGGTGTCACGATTAGAGAGAGCTGTGTCCATCTTAAGCTCTCCTCCTACTGGCTCTCGCTCTTACTGTCCTTTAATCTGTCTTCTTTTTAGGAAGTCGAAGAGTCGGGTTAGTAGCTGTGAAGTTGGGGATGGCTCCCGTCTggacaaaaacaggagaaagaCATGTAGTCACGATGCTGCAGGTAACGGACAGACATGCACACCTGCCTGctttttctgttgcattttaGCGTTGCGTCATAACTGCCTCAACTACAGTCCTCAGGAatgataatgtgtgtttgtcatcCATAATAAAATGACCAGCAGGTTAGATCAAATAAATTGGACTGTTCAGCGGCAGGTGGGgggaaaatacaaatattgaaCCCATTTAAATCTCACCTGCAAGCTTTAATCTTAGCAATGCTCCAGTGTTCCTCAGCAACCTATTTCTTCCTTACAGCAACAATGTCAACCGgatatattcagttttattcagcTCACAGATTTCAGACTGCTGAAAACTGAGGTGACAGACAGCAGATTGACTCTTCAGCCTATTCTGTGAACCTACCTACTATCTCCCCCCAAAGAGGGTAGACTGTTTCAAAGAAAACATGTTGAGGATAGTTCTGTTAAGAGTAGTGCCTCTTAGTATGTATGAGGAGGAATTTAAACGTTACATTTATCTTTTTAGGATGAAAGAACGAGGATGGATAGATGTAAAGGTGTAATTTATTCATTGACTCTTGATGGATGCCTGATGGGCCGATGTCAGGGTTTCACTTGTCCAAGGTGAAGTTGTTCTGAAATCCTCACACACAGCTCCATCACGCTTCAGTCAGAGGCAGAGTTTGTCTGCGTGAGAAGATTTGGCAGGCTGATTTTCAGTCaacagaaggggagagagagagtttagAGTGACTGGAGGGGCTGAGATGAGAGCGAGCCGAGCGAAAGCAAATGTCAGAGACGCTTGCTGCcaagtgtgtgtgcgcgtatgcctgcctgcctgcctgcctgcgtgtgtgtgtgtgtgtgtgtgtgtgtgtgtgtgtgtgtgtgtgtgtgtgtgtgtgtgtgtgtttttggctcCTGTACAGATgtcaataataacatttttatgtcATGAACTTGACTTAATTTCAAAAGGCCATACAGAAATTTCTATCCTCATCTGCTGATTGACTTTTGTCACATTTAGTCATTCTTCCTTTTCAGCTGAGACAGTTAGGTCTGTACTTGATGAAAAGTAGAGCAtttaactttttacattttcagagtaCAGTACTCCCACCACTTTGGAAACTGAAAGTGTGTCATAATGCAGTGAATAAATACAGTAGAGGTTAGATTTAAGATTTGTTAAAGGTAGGGGTAGAGTTCAGTAACACAGCAATCCTAATGTGTCATGGGGTTATTTGCAATGTATGGTGAAATGCAAAATGTGTGATTTCATCCTACTGTatttggccaaaaaaatcatGACAGTGAGGTATCATGAATTAACTCTGTTATCTAATATTAACACGTTTTACAACAGGGACTTTCATCTAATTGCTTATCTGTTTATATTGTTGCTTCTGATTTTGAATCAAGCatctgtgggttttttttttttttttcaggttcaGGACTGCCATGTAATAAAGCACCTGTCTAAAGAAGAATATGATGGACACACTGCCGCTCTTATCGTtggaggaaaaaacatatcaccATTCCATGTAAGAAATTGTCATTAAATGTTATTAGAAATACTagtgttttgacattttatggtaTCTAATCTTTTAGCTTTAATTTAGCTCAGTTTGTCTGGCTCAATTTTATTTGAGAAATTACATTTAGGAAAGCATtacatttgttacattttcaatAAGTAATAAACCTAAAAAGATAATTGTAGAAAATCGAAATGTACCAGAGGCACAAGCAACAACAAGAGGGCTGATGTGAAACATGTAAAACTGACTATAATAAATTTAGGAAACTGTGTGTTTAATTGCTTTataattcaacttttcatttgtaagaggaagaatgtgttcatttttctctcaaaaGTTGCATAGTCTCACTTCAAGCAAAATCATATATTTTGAAAAGAGGTGGAAAAGTGTCTTGCTCAATATGGAAttttttggaaaaaagaaaggaaatagtatgtaaaatcatttttgtgttcAGTAATGGACCGCAGTGCTGGTAATCAGCAGCTGTCCTGGAACAGACATGTCATTTAATCGTTTAAGTgtgctttatttttatcttcCAATGTCTTGAAAAATGGCCAGCATTACTCGACAACAGTAATTCCCTCAGATTTTTGGGCTTTCATTAAGCTTGTTTACTTGGTTCAGCCGAGCTGAGTCGTGTGTTTACACAAGAGCTGAGCCACAGTCACATTTCCACATCATGATCCTGACTCTACAAAAAAGCTGCAAAGTAcctttttgtttaaaaataaaataggcCTTCTGattaaaacagaacaacagagaaaataaatgaacattattattactacttgTATACGTATTAATATCACATGAATTAGAAATAGAGCTGAAACTGATGATTTTATGAACTGTTGAATGTACTGAATTACAGCATTTGATCATAcaaaaatcacataaatcaTGTCACACATATGATTTAACAGTTTAATCAAAACATTGCTCATCCATACCGTACACACCATACTGCACACACGCTCACGTTTTTGCTCAGTTCAGCTTGGGCTGTGTTTCATAATCATGCAAAAAATCAAATCAGCGTGACAGTTTTATGGGCACGTAACTGGATTTTGTCACTTCCATTTAGCATGGAGCTCATATCAGGCCTCCCAATACCAAGACCTGTTATGAATACAAGTCCATAGTCAGGAAATGATACTCATCCACTAACCGTCAGTGAGTATATTTCATCTAAGCTGGGGTCCGATAGATTTCATAACAGCTTTGTCCCACCAACAATGACAACCCCTCTTCATATAGAGAGCGTCTTTCATGCTTGTAATAAACTAAAAGGTCTCATCGTTGCCCGAGACCACTGAAAACTGAGgtgacagacagcagagtgACTCTTCAGCTTGTTCTGTGAGCATACTGACTATCTTCCTCctgttttaaagacaaaacatgttGAGGATACTTGTGTTAAGAACAGCGTCTCTTATTATGTATGAAGAGGAATTTAAACGTTACATCCATCATTTTCAGATAAAAGAACGAGGACGAATAGGTTAAGGTGTAATTTATTCATTGAGTCTTGACGGGTGCTTGTTTGGGCCGGTGTCAGGGTTTCACTTGTTGAGTTGTTTTGAAATCCTCTCACACAGCCCCATCACGCTTCAGAGTTTGTTGGAAGGAGCAGCTTTGGTAGGCTGATTTTTTCCGTCAAcagaaggggagagaaagagtttAGTGACTAGAGGGGCTGAGATGAGAGCGAGCCGAGCGAAAGCAAATGTCAGAGGCTCTCGCTGCCAAGTGCGCGTGCGTACGCCTGCCtgcgcgtgcgtgcgtgtgtgtttggctCCTGTACAGTCATAACAGACCCAcagttaattttaaaaatgccaaaagtccaactgctgctctctgctcgTTCTTTTATAtcactttctttcctctcctccatccttacgtttctttctctctttccatctctctgaCTGACAGAGGTCTGAAAAGGAAATGGAGATGTTCAGGAATGCAGGAGTGCCTCCAAAACAGAAAGTCACCACCTTTAAAGTCTCAGACAATGCCCTCATCAAgccaggtatacacacacacacatgcattacaCTTAAAGAAATACTCATCCACTGCACCGGCCGGGTCACACAGCGGACTCATCTACATCTGATGCTGGCCAGAACGACAAATTTTGTCCAAGTTTTTAATGTATTcgtgtttgttgtgtgttcagGCACTCCTCTGTATGCAGCACATTTCCGTCCAGGCCAATATGTGGACGTCACAGCCAAATCGTAAGTTCTGTTCTGCCAGTTTTCCCGCCTTGCTGGCGCTCGCTCATATTGGCTTCCTTTTCTACTTCTTGCCCTCTCTCATCTCCTGCATAATATTCTGAAGATAGATCAGTTTccctttatttatatatatatatacatgtatacatcATTAAatctgtgtgcacatgcattttcttgtgtgtgtgcgtagcaTTGGCAAAGGTTTTCAAGGTGTAATGAAGCGATGGGGGTTTAAaggccagccagccagccacgGCCAAACCAAAACTCATCGTAGACCAGGAGCTTCTGGACCTGGAGGAgtaagagacacacacacacacacacacacacacacacacacacacacacacacacacacacagagtgagatgCTCATCCGTGCGAGGTACAAAAATCGGGTTCCCATAATCCATtaatgtgagcatgtgtgttaTTAATCATCTGTCTCTAGGATCCAGCCAAAGTTTTCAAAGGGAAGAAGATGCCCGGCAGAATGGGCAACACCGACATCACTGCTTACGGACTGAAGGTACACACTCTCACAaggacacacattcacatgcacacagacgtAGCTGTGAAGTTGTTCGTCCTTGACTGCAATTTCAGTTCAATATTCTCTCATCAGcctcctctccgtctctctctcttccagatATGGAGGGTCAATACAAAGTATAATGTGCTGTATGTTAACGGCTCTGTCCCCGGCCACAAGAACTGCTTACTGAAGGTAAAaacaatcatacacacacactcagagtgAAGCGTTAAGTCGAAGGTCGACCCCAGTATGCTCAGTGTTGTGACAGGGAAGGGTGACCTTGCACCTGTAAAGCACCGTCACACCTGCAAGACAGTGTGATCCATCTTCATTGGCACTGTGCTGggtcagcagtgtgtgtgtgtgtgtgtgtgtctgtatgcatctgtttgtgtgtttttctgggAGGGAACGGGAGCATGCACCTTAATGATGTTAGTAATATCAAGAGCATCCATCTCCATACTCAGCATGTTGtgcttgctgtgtgtgtgtgtgtgtgtgtgtgtgtgtgtgtgtgtgtgtgtgtgtgtgtgtgtgtgtgtgtgtgtgtgtgtgtgtgtgtgtgttcgcagcctattatttgttttgcagaCAAGTGATAATGAATACAAATGTAGACTGCATTTCACCCAGCTCAGccctctcttacacacacacacacacacacacacacacacacacacacacacacacacacacacacatactttaatGCACTTCGGATTATATTACACTAAAGGGTACAAATGCAGGTTAATGTTTGTCCGtgattctttgtttttattattctgtatggctctaatgtctctatGCAAAATGAGGAACagtcattttttattgaaattaagACTAAGGCTGCTACTAGTtatgattttcattatcaaattatctgttgatcattttcacagtttattgattaatcatttagccAAGTGGTTCTCAAACAGGGGGGCAGGGCCCCTGGGAGACATAGAtaagataatataataatacattttattcatacaaCGCTTTTAAAAGGCACTCAGAGACACTTTACATAGATAAATGAAATGGTAAATAGaagttacacacaacaagcagAAGGAAAGACTGTTAAAAGTAGCAAACAAATGTggtaaaagagaataaaagtcaatttaaaaTTAACGGACTAAGAGCTGAGCATTAGTTGAAAGTGTTGGTGGGTTTGGAGAGCGATGTTAAAATTGGGGAGGGTTGCAAAGCGTTTCATGTCCATGGGGAGAGATCCAGAAGGTGAGGGCGTCAACGGAGAAGGCTCAGGTTCATAGAGCTACTGCAGGGAGGCGTGGCTGAGCAAGACTAATGctgaatgaaaatgattcaTGTTGGAACACTAAACAAATGCTGATCCTTGTAGGGCTATTTCACTAACATTaatcttttttatatatattatttattttatttgtaagagACCATGTACATGTGCATCAACTGgtaacataaatgttaccagtTACCAGTTGATGCGCTGTGCCAGAGTTAGCTTacagctaattttcatctgcagtcccttaataaaaaaaacatttctaaattcatctgaacattaaaaaaaaaaacttggctGGTTTTATCAGTAGATTCCTTAATATGGGctgtatgaatatttttctgacagaaaatgttgaaacatgacaaaatatttgaaaactGATGATTTAATCAAAGAATAATTCAGCCttcaaaatgcttgttttcttctaccagcagtccaaaacccaaagatattcaatttagaatgaaataaaacagaaaagcagtaaatcctcacatttgagaagctggaaccagggGAGGTTGgatatttttggaaaataaacTATCAAAGTTGTTGGCAACAAATTTTGGTTTGATAAATAGTTTCAGCATTAAGACAAGTGTGTTCTCACAGCTATTACTACACATCCTCACTGTAATGTTTGCTGCACAGCCCAGTATGTCACATATTTCCTGACACTGTGCActagtgtctgtgtgtatatgtgtgtttttatgttgctcTATTTATAAATTGGTGTTCTTACAAATTCTTACCCTAAAACTTAGCCTTTGACCCACCTGTTAATCCTCACCCCCAAACCAAAACAAGCCTCTCCTCCTTTCAAATGAGAGCCGAACAAAACATGTTCTAGTTCAGTAACTCGAGCACATGCACAGTCACGCTTACATGTTCTGACCCTTTTATTTTGGGGATTGGTAACAGCAGTGAAGTTGACTTCTGCCTCTCAGCATCACttattatgtgtgtttgtgtgtgtgttccaggtgAGGGACACTACGCTACCGACTAGGAGCTCCACCCTGCTCAGCCCTCCTTTCCCCACCTACTTCACAGAAGAGGATGGCGACCTGGATGAAGACCTTTACGATGACAACCTGTTCGTTCAcacagagccatcgttaaccCTCACCTgaccacacaacacacacacacacacacacacacacacacacacacacacacacacacacacacacgtcacatTTACACCTAAACCTGCAAACTCCACCTGGATCCTGTAATAAAGCGTAATTCCTCAAAACATCTTGAGCCACATTTCGTATTTTTTCGTCAGTAATACAAAAGCACCGAAACTGTCTGTTTATTCCAAACAGTTATTACGGTCCCTTTCTCCTGAAACCATGGTAACTGTAGGAGTGATGATGTCACTAAAGGATCCCCAAGCAGTAAgagaaaggggagaaaaaaaaagacaatgaaacaaaatgagagagagaggcagatatGGTGGAGAAATGTGCAATATCTATGCAGGACACAAGAtaggagaagggaggaggaggaggggtgagcTGGATACAAAGAGTTGCAGAAAGCCGAGTGAAACAGTGACGGGaatacagacagaggaggaaaaaagggtTTGCAGGTAGGGGTGGAGGAATGAATGGACTATAAGCCATGGAAGCAAATACAAAGGCAGGAAAAGAAGGGGAGAGATGAGCCGGTGAAGGAGTGGAGAGCGACTaaaaggggagaggaggggatggAGGCTGACaaaggttgacatttgtgcaTAAGAGGATAAATGAGGACATTAATGTTGCAGCAGGAACCGCTGGGTGTttaagtctgtgtgtgtctttgtgttcagCAGTATTTAAATGAGAAAACCTCAAGCTGGGGGTCTGACAGATCCCCTCCTGCACTGTGTGGACCCATCCTCAAATGAGAATCATGTCCTTCAAAGTGTTGGACTCTGTTTAGTGTAAATGTATCCTCAGAGGCCTgttcactccctctctctctctctctctctctatctctctctctatgttcGTCCCTGCTTTATATCTGCCATGTAATTGACAGCAGGCTTTTGTTTGTAACGCTGACAAGCAGCAGTGATGCCTCACAGGATACCCCGAAACAACTGCGGATTCACACAGCATcaatgctttttttcccccctaatTGAAGCAACACGCAACAAGAATCAGAAATGCGTAACTAGTTGactagatttaaaaaaaaaaaaagatgcaaggTGATGGTGCAGGTTGTGGCGAACAGCGTCCTGCTCTATATAACATGCCACAGCTTGTAGGTTCATAAGGCAGCAGCAGGTTCTTTGAAATGGTAATGATATCGTTTGAAAGTCCTGCTCTGTGGAGCCTGCACATCATCAGGCTCTTGTGGGGGTggacaagaggagaggagggggagtgaaggggggagggaggggggtgtaAAAGGGGGGGTCGCTGCCTGTtaaagcagcagagcagagaaaagacaaaCTCCAACCTCGTTTCTGTAGCTGTGGTCTTTTCTGACTTTTAAAGACCCACTGCACAGCACTGTTAAATAactatgtgtgtttgcatgtgatCAGTAGGTTAACTAATTGTTAATCCAATGACATAATGAgcttattaaagaaaaaaaaatctgaaaatatggATGCACTCAAGTAGAGTATCTCTACAATGTGACAATGTATGTAAAGGGATCACTACAGTGTTTTCAAACATCATATGGCCAAAAAGTTTACCTgcatttcactttcatttctgCACCTGTGCACGTTGTTCACAGGAGAGATGTGAGACAACTTAAAAGGCCCCGAAAACCTATTTTTGCAATTACTGTTTAAATCCTACATGAAGGCAATTTCCTGCCaaactttgaaatgttttgattatttcacaCAAGAAGTAGTAGGTGGGGTACAACTGGAGAATAGTGATGACATACATTTCtatgcaccaatcaggatttagtaatatttgaatcaaaatgtAACAACAGTTGTGAAGTTGTCTACTTATGTTGCTCTGATAAAACACAGTCCTAATGAGGTAGATCAGCTAAGTTTTTAAGTGGTAAAGCTTAATACATAAGTTTTTGCTGATTATTATATAGTTGATAATTGTTCATTAAGTCGTTGGTTTCAATTAACACTAACTGAAACCATGTTTTTAAGGCCTTAAGTCACAAAAATAAGGACAGTAGTCTTGCACTTAACCTCACTGTAATTGAACTGCTTAGACTTGACTTGAAATGGgatgaaagcaaaaacagatCTGGCAAAATCCcggaacaagaaaaaaacaaaacgttgaacatttttttattgagcCTACATTGAAATGACTTTGTCTCAGCTATGTAACATctgttaatgcagctttaaaaggaAAATGGTCAAATGCTATGTCATTTAAGGTTCACCATCCAGAGACCTAAAGACTTTTAACTTGACTAGGACTTGCAGTCCTCAAGGATTTGTGTCGTGACAAAAGACTTACTTTGATGAGACTTCAGACTCAAGATTTGAGCAGTGGGAGCAAGAAACAATTTTAAGTCAACAAGCCTAAACAAGCCTGTGTGCAGCAGTTCACAG encodes:
- the mrpl3 gene encoding 39S ribosomal protein L3, mitochondrial, with amino-acid sequence MAAWSCRFILRGSRVISLRAAAESPVQSLGCIRTVKTTTWFEEHLTDENQEYMRKSIAEEYRRQTAEKLNPLKDEPWPRNEWTEGSRRVGLVAVKLGMAPVWTKTGERHVVTMLQVQDCHVIKHLSKEEYDGHTAALIVGGKNISPFHRSEKEMEMFRNAGVPPKQKVTTFKVSDNALIKPGTPLYAAHFRPGQYVDVTAKSIGKGFQGVMKRWGFKGQPASHGQTKTHRRPGASGPGGDPAKVFKGKKMPGRMGNTDITAYGLKIWRVNTKYNVLYVNGSVPGHKNCLLKVRDTTLPTRSSTLLSPPFPTYFTEEDGDLDEDLYDDNLFVHTEPSLTLT